TAGTGGCGATTGGTATTTCGATTCGTGACTCTGAGTGCGATGTTTGAGCGTTGCGGGCATCGCTATTGAGTTGGGGAGGAGTGGAAGGCCGCGTTCCGGATTATCCGCAGGGGGATGCCGGTTGGGGGTGTGTGAAAAAGGTGCCCATGGGTGTTTAGAAAACAACAGTAGCTGTGTTGCTCCGACAACAGTGGCTATGTTGACACAACAACAGTGGCTGTGTTGGGGAAACAACAGTAGTGGCTTTTTCAAAACACAGCATGCTGCTTTTTGAAAACATAGCATAGGGCTTTTTGAAAAAGCCCCAGTAGGCTTTTCGGAAAAGAAGCATGCGTCTTTTACCAAACACAGCATAGGGAAACGCTATTTTGGCTCGGTTGCTTCGGTTGGCTCCGTCGCTTGGGCTGGCCTGTTGTCTGGGTTTGCGTGCGAGGCTACTTCAGCACATCGGGATTCACTTCCTCGACATACTTGAAGTCGATGCGCAGGAGCTCGGTGAGGAGGTGCTCGGTGTCGTCGGAGATGGCTTCGAGGGCGGTTTTAAACTCCTCGGTGCCGGGGCCGTATTTTTCGGAGTCAAACTCGTCGGCGCGGCGCAGGGTGGGTTCGGGGGCGTCGGCTTCGCCGTCATCGGGCTGCTCGTCAGCGGTGTGAGATGCGCGGTTCCACTCGTCTTCGGTGGGGCCGCCCGGGTGGTCACCGCCTTCGGGGTGCTCGGTGTCGATTCCCGTGGCGCGCGCCACCGGGCCTCGCGGCGGGCTGGCGGGGGGCAGCGCTTTGCCCTTGGGCCCATTCGACGAACTCAGGGCAGGCAACGAACCCAATGGCGGAATCGGGCCCTGGCTAGCCGGGGCTTGCGGTGTCTCTATTTTTTTTTGGCCGGCGTCTTGGGGGAGGCCGGCTGCGAGATTGGAAAGTTCCTTGATGACTGAGTCGATCGCCCGGGTGCGGCTTTGGTCGACGGCGCGCAGCAGGGCGACTTCAAAATTAACACGTTGGCTGAGCCCGCTGCGGACCTGGCTTTCGCCGGATTGCAGGGCGTCGAGCATGCGGGTCAGAGACTCCGCAGTCAGCGGGGTGCCGAGGCTGTCGGTGGAGCCGCCACTGCGGATGGCCTCGATCATGGCCTCGCGCACGCGGGACTGGATGTCCATCAGCACACGGTAGAGGTCGCGGCCCTCGGCGGCGATTTCCTCGATGGCGGCAAAGAGCTTCTGGTAGTCGGCGATGGCGATGGCCTGCACGATCTCGTTGATCTTGGCTGGCGCGGCCAGGCCATAGACGTCGAGCGCCTTGGCTTCGGTGATGTCGTTGCCACAGAAAGAAATCAGCTGGTCGAGGATGGACTGCGCGTCGCGCATACCGCCGTCGGCCATGCGGGCGATGGCCTTCAGGGCACCGTCGTCGACTTGGATGCTGTCGGCTTGGGCAATGTGCGTCAGGCGCTCAATGATCTTTTCGTCCGGGATCGGGCGGAACTCAAAGCGCTGGCAGCGGGAGACGACTGTGGGGAGGACTTTGTTGGCCTCGGTCGTGGCGAAAATGAATTTTACGTGCGCGGGCGGCTCTTCGAGGGTCTTCAGGAGCGCGTTCCACGCCTGATTCGAGAGCATGTGCACCTCGTCGATGATGTAGATCTTGAACTGGCCCTGGGTGGGGGCGTATTGGCACTCCTCACGCAGGTCGCGGATCTGGTCGACGCCGTTGTTGCTGGCACCGTCGATCTCGATGACGTCCATGCAGGAGCCGCTCATGATGGCCTGGGAGATGGGCGTGGAGTCGTCGGGCGCGACCTGGGGGCCGCCCTCGGCGTTGAGCGCCTTGGCGAAGATGCGGGCGGTGGTCGTCTTGCCGGTGCCGCGCGGGCCGACAAACAGGTAGGCGTGCGCGATGCGGTTGGATTCGATCGCGTTCTTCAGGGTGCGGACGATGTGCTCCTGTCCGACCATTTCGTCGAACTGCTTGGGGCGCCAGCGCCGCGCGATGACTTGATATGCCTCTTGCGCCATTTGGGAGAAAGAACATTGAAGCCCGACTTGCGAACCTGCAACCTCGAATCTAACTTCTTGCCAAAATCAACAAAAGTCGGTGCCTTAGGCCCCGTTCGATGAAAAGGAAACTCCTCAAAGCCGTCGGCTGGACCGCAGCCGTGCTCGTTCTGCTTTTTCTCGCAGTGCTGGGCAGCGCGGACCTCTGGGCACCGTCGGTGATGAAGCCCCTGCTGGCCCACTATGGCGCGAACGTTGAGCAGATTGATCGCGCGGACGGCCATTATTTTTTACGCGAGGTGACTTACGCGGATGACAGCATGCAGGCGGAAATCGCCGAGCTGCAAATGCCAACCCTCTGGCGGCTGGTCGCCAAGCGCTGGCTGGGCAGAGACAGCGAGGCGGTGGTAATCGTCAACAAAGGCCAGCTCACGCTTTTGCCCGGTGTGGATGATGTGCCGGCGGAGGATGACAGCGAATCATCGAGTCTGCCGGAGCTGGCCCAAATGGGGCTGGAATACTGGACACTCGCCTTTCAATGGGTGGATTTTGTCGAAGCCCGAGAATTTAAAATTGCGACCGAGCCAGACGCGGAGCCCATACCGCTGGACCTCAGCCTCAACGGCGAGAAACTTAACCTGATGGTGCTAGACGTGCCCGGGGTGGAGATTAACGACCGCGCTTTGGGTGAGATCGAACTGGCGGTTAACCGCGAGGCCGAGGCATTGCGGGTCACTTTGTCCGTTCCATCGCTGGAAGTGCGCTCGGAAGCTGGGATTCGCGTCGGCGGGGAGATTGACGCGGATGGGTGGTTGAGTCTGGGCAAAGAAACGAATCGTCTCAATTTTGCCGCGACGATTGGCGCAGAGGGCTATATTCCTACGCAGGCTAAGGCCAATGCGAAGGGCTTTGTCTTACCGGCCGATCTTGCCGAGCTGCCCGACTACCAGCAGCCCGCGATCAACCTCACCGCAAACTGGGATGGCGCGACGGCGGAGATTGAACTTGATGCCAACGCTGCCGCCAAAAAACCGGACTTGCCGCCGCTCAAAGTGACCCTGCATGCGAGCGGGGATGACGAGGTGGTCAACGTGGATCAGCTCAATGCCGAGGCGTGGTCGAGCAAGGTGGCTTTGTCCAAGCCGGTGCGTGTGGAGCTAAACAATTTGCAGGACTTGCCGGATGCCGAGCTGACCGTCGATCTGAACCTGAGCGACATCCCCGAGCAGAAGCTCGATGGCCGCTTGCAGGGGGCGCTCGTGGTGGATCACCAGCCAAACGAAGGTTGGCCGCTGATCACAGCGGACTTTGCGGGGCAAAGCTTGCGCTATGATAACTTTGTATTGCAAAGCTTGGACTTTCGCGCGCAGCTCGAATACCCGCAACTAACCATTGAGGCCATGAACGCCTCGACCGGTGAAGGCACCAAACTGACGGTGACGGGGAAGGCCGACGTGGAGGAGCACCACGTGGAAAGCATCAAGCTGGACCTCGTCGCTGACCCGAAGTTTCTCAAGGCCCTGGAGCCGCTGATCGGCGAGCAGGAGCTTGATTACGAAACCATCGAGCTGACTGTGGATATCAACGGCCACATCGACTCGCCCACGCACGGCGGTTCGCTGCGCGTGGGGAACCTGAAGCACCAGAAAAAACCGCCCGCGCACCTCACGATGGACTGGGAGGCTGATTGGCTGGATTTCTCACACTTGGCCATTGGTCTGAAGAATGATCGTAGCGCAATCGACCTTGTAGCCAGTGCGTCGTTGGGCGGTCCGGTGCGCACGGTGGACGTGGAAAAGCTGCGCCTCGATGTGCGGGAGCAGCCGGAGCTAAACCTCGCCGCGCCGTTCACGGTGACGGTTGGGGAGGAGGGCATACGCGTGTCCAGCATGCAGCTTAACAGCGAAGCCGGTGGCATGATCAGCCTGGTCGCCGATGTCGATTATCCACGTGCGGGCAAGGCGCAGGTGCAGGCGCGGGATGTGTCGGCGGTTTGGCTGGACCTCGTGCTGGAAGAGCCGCTGCCTTACGTGGTGAAGTTGGATGAGCTAACCGTCGACGCGCAGTGGGATGAAGGGCCGCTGCAAGCCAAGCTGAAACTCGATGCGGGCCTGGTGCCTGAAGACCAGGACGAGCTGGAACTGATCGCAGACCTGACTTTGGGCGAGGGCATATTGGCTATTCCTGATTTGCACGTGGCGCAGGGCGAATACATGTTGGTTGAGGCCAAGGGCGAAGCGCCGCTGGTCATTACGCCGGCGGGCCCGAAGTATTGGGAAATCGAGCCCGATGAACCCATTGATTTTAAACTGAAGGCAGCCCCGGATGACTCGCCGGTATGGACCTGGTTGGAGCGGTCGCTCGATCTCGACTTCATCGAGCCGGTGGTCGATTTCCAAGTGTCGGGCGACATCGATGCGCCGGAGGGCATGATCGACATTCGCTTCGCCGCGTTGGAGGCCATGGCGGATTCCGAGCGCAAGTTGCCGCGCGTGCAACAGGCGGAAATCGTCATCGACCTGTCGCCCGATCAGTTTGCCGTGACCAAGGGGCAGGTGAATATCGCGGGGCAACCGCTGACGCTCGTGGGGCAACTCCCAATGGGCCGCAAGGCTTGGGAAGCGCTGATCGAGGACGGGCAAGTGCCCGATTGGTCCGGTGCGACTGGCGACCTGCGTTTTACTGATGTGCCGCTGAATTCGTTTGAAGATTGGCTCCCGGATGTGTTGCGCAATGAGGGGAGCCTCTCGCTGACGGCGAAACTTTCCGAAGGCGAGCAGATCGAAGGTGCGCTCGACATTGAGGGCGTCAAGACGCGCCCGCTGGCGCAGTTGGGCTCGGTCAATGACATCAATGCCTCGTTCCGCATGAATGGCCGCACGCTGACGGTGAAACAGGCCGAAGGGGTCGTGGGCGGCGCACCGATCGGGATCACAGGCACGGTTAATTTGGACCTGCAATGGCAGCCGATTTTTGATCTCAAGCTGGCCGGTGAAAACGTTCCGCTGGCGCGTTCGCCAGGAATGATTTTGCGTGGCACGCCCGCGATTACTTTGAAGACCGATAACGAAGGCGTGACCACCATTGGGGGCAAGCTAACGCTCAATGAGAGCTTCTTCACGAAAGACCTGGCGTCGTTCCAACAAGGCGGCGGCGGTGGCGCGGCGGCCGGTGGCGGCGGGATGCGCCCTCCGTATTTCTCAATTCAGGATGCGCCCTTGGCGGACTGGCGTCTGCATTTGCAGATCGAAGGCGACCGCTTCCTGCGCGTGCGCGTGCCGACGTTTGAGGGCGTGGTTTCGGCGGACTTTAATTTACGCGGGCCGCTCCGCAATCCGTTCATGTATGGACAGGCGGAGCTCGAACAGGGCATTGTGATGTTTCCCTTTGCCACGCTGCGCATTGATGGTGGTGCGGTGGAGATTAGCCAGAATGAGCCCGACGAGCCAACGCTCAACGTGACGGCCAGCGGCCGCGCCTACGGCTATGATTTGCAAATGCGGGTGACCGGCACGGCCAGTGCCCCCATCATTACCTTTAACTCGACGCCGAGTCTGGAGCAGTCGGACATCATCCTAATGATCACCTCCGGCCAAATCCCCGACCACGCGCGCTCCACGGAAAGCCGGCTAAGCGGCATCGGCATGTATATTGGCCGCAGCTTCCTGGTGGACCTCGGACTGATCGATCCGCTGGACGAAACGCTCACGGTTAACGTGGGGGAAGACGTCTCCACCTCCGGCAAAGACACCATTAATATCCGCTACAAAATTAACGACGACTGGGACGCGGTCGGCGCTTACGATAAGTATGACGCCTACTACCTCGACTTTGAATGGAATATCTACCGCGACTGATGCGCCGGCTTGCTTTACTTTGCTTGTTGATCGCGCCGGGGCTTGCCAGCGCGGGGTCGTTCTTCGGGCTCATCGGTGACCCGAATGTGACGGTGTCGGGCTTCGGCTTTTTCTCGGATTTATTCCTGGAGCGGTCACTGCAAATCCTCGACATCGAAGGCGAGGAACGCGACAGCTACGACGGCCTTTTTATTGAAGACGCCGTGTGGATCCTCGCGGGTGAAATCAAGCAGAAGGGCTACCTCGATCCCGATATCGACATCGAGCTGCTCAAGGACGGCGAAGTCATCTACAGCTCTACCTGGAGCGATGGCGATTTGGAGAACAACCCGCCGCGCGATGTTTCCGGAGATGCGGTCAACTTCCGGGTGCGCGCCGGCCTGCTGTATTACTTTAGTTCGATCACGGTTGACGGCCTGCCCGCGGATTTGCCCGGCAAGGTGGACAGCTATTTCTACGCGACAGACCAGATGATCGTTAGCGAAAAAGATCGCTACTTCACCGAGGGGCGTTTTCAGGCCGGTCTCAACGGCATCGTACAAACGCTAAAGGACATGGGCTATCGCAAGGTAAAGATCGTGGAGAAAGATTACGCGCTCGATGACCTCACCGGCGAGGTCACCTGTACGGCGACGATTAAGCCCGGCCCGATCTTCTACACCGACCAGATGGAGATACAGTTCCACCAGCCGGAGAAGCCCGACAAGGCGACGGTTAGCCAGATCAATGCGCCGGACAACGTCATCCACGACCTGAGCGATAAACAAGTCGAAGAGATGCCTGAAAAGCAGATCGCCGAGACCGAGGAAAACAGCTTTCCTGAAAAGCGGCTGACCCCGGATTGGGTCGGTATGGAGATCCAGCAACTACGCCGCCAGAAGTTTGCCGAAGGCTATCCCGAGGCGCATGTGGAGGCAGACTTCGAGGTGATTGAAGAGACTAATGACCGTGTGTTCGGCAAGTTGATCCTCAACGTCTATCCCGGCGCGCACGCGACGCTGAACGAGGTGAAATTCAAAGGGGGCGAAGACGTGAAACCGTGGTTGCTCAAGCAGCAGGCGAACGCCAAACCCGGCGAGCCGCTCAATCGGACCGCAGTCGAAGAGGGGCGTAACCGCCTGAGTAAGTTGGGCATTTTCCGCCGGGTGCAGATCGACTACGAAGAAGTCGAACCCGGACAATGGGACGTGGTTTACGAGCTCACGCCCAAGGGCAAAACCGAGATCGACCTGATCTTTGGCGTCGGCAGTTTCGACATCGTGCGGGGCGGTTTTCAGATCGAGCGCAACAACCTGTGGGGCCTCGCGCATCGGGCTGATCTGCGCGCCGTGCAGTCGTTTAAGGCGACCTATGCCGACGTCGATTACTGGATCCCGCAGCTCATGGGCTGGGACTTGGATTTCTTTAGTAACATCAATTATCTCCGCCGGCAAGAGCTGACCTTCGACCGCGAAGAGTGGGGTGCTTCCGCCGGTTTCCAGCACTTCATTGAGGCCTTGGATGTGAACAGCTCCATCAGCTATTCGCTGGACAACGTTAAGGCTACGAACCGGGATTTCCTCGTGCCACCCGGCCCGCTGCAAGCGCGCATCGGTGCGTTGGGTTTCAAGCTCGTGCAGAGTGATCTGGACAACCCCGTGTTCCCGACCGACGGCTATCACTGGTTTTTCGTAACGGAGTTTGCGCGCCCGTTTTTTGGCGGCGATGTTAATTACGATAGCGTGGAGTTTGGCGGTGCTTATCACCATCCGCTGGGTGAATTTGGCCTAACGCTGCATCTGGGTTTCAAACACGGCGTGATCACCACCAGTGGCTCGGCGCAGCAGGAGATTCCCGTCAACCGCCGCTTCTTCCTCGGGGGTGAAAACACGGTGCGTGGTTACAAGCGCGACCAGGCCTCCCCGGTCAACGCGCAGGGGCAGCAGATCGGTGCCGTCAGCTACATGCTTTGGCAGGG
This is a stretch of genomic DNA from Cerasicoccus sp. TK19100. It encodes these proteins:
- the dnaX gene encoding DNA polymerase III subunit gamma/tau, which encodes MAQEAYQVIARRWRPKQFDEMVGQEHIVRTLKNAIESNRIAHAYLFVGPRGTGKTTTARIFAKALNAEGGPQVAPDDSTPISQAIMSGSCMDVIEIDGASNNGVDQIRDLREECQYAPTQGQFKIYIIDEVHMLSNQAWNALLKTLEEPPAHVKFIFATTEANKVLPTVVSRCQRFEFRPIPDEKIIERLTHIAQADSIQVDDGALKAIARMADGGMRDAQSILDQLISFCGNDITEAKALDVYGLAAPAKINEIVQAIAIADYQKLFAAIEEIAAEGRDLYRVLMDIQSRVREAMIEAIRSGGSTDSLGTPLTAESLTRMLDALQSGESQVRSGLSQRVNFEVALLRAVDQSRTRAIDSVIKELSNLAAGLPQDAGQKKIETPQAPASQGPIPPLGSLPALSSSNGPKGKALPPASPPRGPVARATGIDTEHPEGGDHPGGPTEDEWNRASHTADEQPDDGEADAPEPTLRRADEFDSEKYGPGTEEFKTALEAISDDTEHLLTELLRIDFKYVEEVNPDVLK
- a CDS encoding translocation/assembly module TamB domain-containing protein, whose translation is MKRKLLKAVGWTAAVLVLLFLAVLGSADLWAPSVMKPLLAHYGANVEQIDRADGHYFLREVTYADDSMQAEIAELQMPTLWRLVAKRWLGRDSEAVVIVNKGQLTLLPGVDDVPAEDDSESSSLPELAQMGLEYWTLAFQWVDFVEAREFKIATEPDAEPIPLDLSLNGEKLNLMVLDVPGVEINDRALGEIELAVNREAEALRVTLSVPSLEVRSEAGIRVGGEIDADGWLSLGKETNRLNFAATIGAEGYIPTQAKANAKGFVLPADLAELPDYQQPAINLTANWDGATAEIELDANAAAKKPDLPPLKVTLHASGDDEVVNVDQLNAEAWSSKVALSKPVRVELNNLQDLPDAELTVDLNLSDIPEQKLDGRLQGALVVDHQPNEGWPLITADFAGQSLRYDNFVLQSLDFRAQLEYPQLTIEAMNASTGEGTKLTVTGKADVEEHHVESIKLDLVADPKFLKALEPLIGEQELDYETIELTVDINGHIDSPTHGGSLRVGNLKHQKKPPAHLTMDWEADWLDFSHLAIGLKNDRSAIDLVASASLGGPVRTVDVEKLRLDVREQPELNLAAPFTVTVGEEGIRVSSMQLNSEAGGMISLVADVDYPRAGKAQVQARDVSAVWLDLVLEEPLPYVVKLDELTVDAQWDEGPLQAKLKLDAGLVPEDQDELELIADLTLGEGILAIPDLHVAQGEYMLVEAKGEAPLVITPAGPKYWEIEPDEPIDFKLKAAPDDSPVWTWLERSLDLDFIEPVVDFQVSGDIDAPEGMIDIRFAALEAMADSERKLPRVQQAEIVIDLSPDQFAVTKGQVNIAGQPLTLVGQLPMGRKAWEALIEDGQVPDWSGATGDLRFTDVPLNSFEDWLPDVLRNEGSLSLTAKLSEGEQIEGALDIEGVKTRPLAQLGSVNDINASFRMNGRTLTVKQAEGVVGGAPIGITGTVNLDLQWQPIFDLKLAGENVPLARSPGMILRGTPAITLKTDNEGVTTIGGKLTLNESFFTKDLASFQQGGGGGAAAGGGGMRPPYFSIQDAPLADWRLHLQIEGDRFLRVRVPTFEGVVSADFNLRGPLRNPFMYGQAELEQGIVMFPFATLRIDGGAVEISQNEPDEPTLNVTASGRAYGYDLQMRVTGTASAPIITFNSTPSLEQSDIILMITSGQIPDHARSTESRLSGIGMYIGRSFLVDLGLIDPLDETLTVNVGEDVSTSGKDTINIRYKINDDWDAVGAYDKYDAYYLDFEWNIYRD
- a CDS encoding BamA/OMP85 family outer membrane protein, translated to MEYLPRLMRRLALLCLLIAPGLASAGSFFGLIGDPNVTVSGFGFFSDLFLERSLQILDIEGEERDSYDGLFIEDAVWILAGEIKQKGYLDPDIDIELLKDGEVIYSSTWSDGDLENNPPRDVSGDAVNFRVRAGLLYYFSSITVDGLPADLPGKVDSYFYATDQMIVSEKDRYFTEGRFQAGLNGIVQTLKDMGYRKVKIVEKDYALDDLTGEVTCTATIKPGPIFYTDQMEIQFHQPEKPDKATVSQINAPDNVIHDLSDKQVEEMPEKQIAETEENSFPEKRLTPDWVGMEIQQLRRQKFAEGYPEAHVEADFEVIEETNDRVFGKLILNVYPGAHATLNEVKFKGGEDVKPWLLKQQANAKPGEPLNRTAVEEGRNRLSKLGIFRRVQIDYEEVEPGQWDVVYELTPKGKTEIDLIFGVGSFDIVRGGFQIERNNLWGLAHRADLRAVQSFKATYADVDYWIPQLMGWDLDFFSNINYLRRQELTFDREEWGASAGFQHFIEALDVNSSISYSLDNVKATNRDFLVPPGPLQARIGALGFKLVQSDLDNPVFPTDGYHWFFVTEFARPFFGGDVNYDSVEFGGAYHHPLGEFGLTLHLGFKHGVITTSGSAQQEIPVNRRFFLGGENTVRGYKRDQASPVNAQGQQIGAVSYMLWQGELEQRINETFSIVAFVDTVGNAAQISEYPFNEVLVSVGGGISIRTLVGPLRFEYGYNVKKRPIDPDGRFQVGLGFPF